Below is a genomic region from Constrictibacter sp. MBR-5.
CACACCGTTGGTCACCGCCCGGATCCCGTAGCCAGGAAACATGCGCCGCGCCGTCTCGGCGTGGCGCATCGCGACCCCGTTCACGTATCCGCTCAGATTGAGCGCCAGGCGCGTCATGTTCAGGCGGTCGGGTCCCGCCAGCAGCTTCATCTGGTCCAGCGGTAGAAAGTCGCCGAGCAGACGCTCCGCATCTTCGTAGTCGAAGCGGTCGTGGCCGGCCTCGACGGGCGTATGGGTGGTGAAGACGCAGCGTTCGCGCACCCTGTCGGCATCGTAGCGCAGTGCACCGTCGCTCGGCCGGTCGCTCGGATGCCGATGCTCGCGCAATAGGCCAGCCGCGAGCAGCGCGGCGTGGCCCTCGTTGAGGTGATAGGTCTCGATGTCGAAGCCGAGCGCGTGCAGGATTCGCATGCCGCCGACACCGAGCAAGATCTCCTGCTTGAGACGGTAGGCTTCGTCGCCGCCGTAGAGGCGATCGCTGATCGCGCGGTCGACGGGATCGTTGTGCTCCAGTCTTGTGTCGAGCAGGAGGACCGGGATCGCATGTCCGACCGGGCAGGTCAGAACGTACAGCCACGGCCGTACCCAAACCGCACGCCCTTCGATCCGAACGGCCACCATGGCGTCGAGCGGTGTCGCCCAATCCGCCAAATCCCACGGATCGGCGTGATCGACCTGCCGGCCGTCGCCATCGATCTCTTGGCGCAGATAACCCTCCCGGCTGGCGAGGGTCAGGAAGACCATCGGCAGTTCGAGGTCGGCGCACGACCGGGCGGTGTCGCCGGCGAGCACGCCAAGCCCGCCGGAATAGGTATGCATTTCCGGACGAAGGGCGATCTCCATCGAGAAATAGGCGATCCTCCTGCGCGGGAGAAAGGGGTCAATCGGCGACATTGCTTGGCTCCCTCAGCCGGAGACCGGTTCTCTCATTCCCATCCATACGCTGGAACGCTACTGACGTTCAGCTCCACGCCCTTCACGCCGGGCACGTTCTCGGCAGCGACTCGAAGTGCTTCGCCCTGTTCCTGCGAATCCACGAATCCCCAGATCTGGACGACGCCCTGCACGACGATGACGCTTACGCCGTAGGTCGGCGCCCAGTCGGCCGCCTGTATTTCTTCGAGGATCTGCTTTCGGATCGTC
It encodes:
- the glgP gene encoding alpha-glucan family phosphorylase, translating into MSPIDPFLPRRRIAYFSMEIALRPEMHTYSGGLGVLAGDTARSCADLELPMVFLTLASREGYLRQEIDGDGRQVDHADPWDLADWATPLDAMVAVRIEGRAVWVRPWLYVLTCPVGHAIPVLLLDTRLEHNDPVDRAISDRLYGGDEAYRLKQEILLGVGGMRILHALGFDIETYHLNEGHAALLAAGLLREHRHPSDRPSDGALRYDADRVRERCVFTTHTPVEAGHDRFDYEDAERLLGDFLPLDQMKLLAGPDRLNMTRLALNLSGYVNGVAMRHAETARRMFPGYGIRAVTNGVHAPTWTHPAFVRLFQEIAPDWGHDPEELLGADQLSDDAVWTAHQEAKGDLLAEIQPLAGVAMRPDVPVIAFARRMTGYKRPDLLFTDLERLRAINRTHPFQVVMAGKAHPRDEGGKALIAEIHAHMRSLAGDIPMAFLPNYDMTLAKKLVAGADVWLNTPLPPYEASGTSGMKAALNGVLNLSVLDGWWIEAWVEGVTGWAIGQDDQRHEDDAQDLYDKLERTVLPLYHADRGRWIRMMKDSISKIGPRFNSQRMMRRYASEAYLR